TTCACCACCTGCTTAAACCAATCGTAGCGAGGGTATCTTTTTTGCCCTTTGTCGTTGGAAGGGTAATCGCCGTGTTCGCCAATAATGACGACTCCATCAACGGCAAGTTTTTCTCCACCACAAGTGAGCGCTTCTGCGATAGATGGATATTGCTTCAGTTTGTGCCGAGCAATTCGACCCATGGCGAGATCGTCTTCCGGGAATTGATCCACGTATACAGAAGCGACCTCGATGCGAGGTTCCTGCCAACCGCCGTTCCATGTGTAGCCGAGGGTATGGCGATCCAGAAAATGCTGGGCGTGTGAGTGTTCTTTGACAACGGTACCCAAAAATGCAACTCGGGGTTTCGCTGATCTTTGCTGCGTTGTGACCGCGTGCAGCGGGTTGGTCACCATCGTGGCGGCCGTGCCTGCGGCAGCGGCAAGAAAATGGCGTCGATCAAGTTTCATGGTTTCAATCCTGTTTGAATTCGTTTGCGTAAATGCGAGCGCTGAGTCCGCTCACCCTTCCCACGCAGATCCGTCCCACGCGATGACGCGGTCCAGCATACTGGTGACATCTTTTGCGAAACAGGCTAACAGCCCGTCGCCTTTTTTGACCGTCGCCGCAGATGGGATTCCGACGTGTCCCGGTTTAGAACGGTCCGGCATAATCCAGCCTCGATTGGCCGGAAGGAATGGATTCCCTGGCATGACGTCGGCACAGTCCTGATAGTCACCGACCAAATGGGGCGCGATGGACAGCATCATTGATGTTTCCCATTCCCCGGCATGCCCCATCTCTTCCTGTTGCAAGTCAGCAACGAATTCTCGCGGCTCACTGCCGAGCAGCCAGTATGTGCCGAACAACAGCAGTAGATCAGAACGGTCGCGGTAACGCTGTCGCAATTCAAACACCGCCTGGCGGCCCGGGACGTCGTTTCCGCCGTGCCCATTGATGAACACGATGCTGGTGAATCCGTGAGTGATGAAGTTGTCCGCCAGGCCGCACAATAGGTCGAGATACAAACGGGGATCGGCAGATACCGTTCCGGGAAAGTCCATGTGGTGATGCGAATTTCCCAGCCACATCAGCGGTGCGACCAATATCTTGTCGCCCAGCGTTTCGTGGGCTCGCTGCACAACTTCCGTTGCCAGCATGCTATCCGTGAACAGTGGCATGTGATGTCCATGCTGTTCCATCGCCGCAACGGGAATCACGACTGGCGTGTTCCGGCTGAGATCACGAACGTCGGGCCATTTAAGTTCGGCAAGATGCATGGCAATGTCTTTGTCTGGAGAATTTGTCGGTCACCGAGTATGTCAGAAACGCTGCAAAAACCAACTCCGCCGATCCGGAAACGCGTCGGGGAATCCTGTCGCCGGCACGACGCGCGTCTATGAAAAGGTCTTACGCGTGACATGGCACCGGGCGAGAGTAAGATAAGTTTGCCGATGTGCAGCACCTTTGCCGACGGTTGGCATTTCGTTTTGCACAATTGGGTAGACGGCGTTGGTTCCGTCACGTGACATTGATCTGAGCGTTAATAATATCCCTCGTCAATCTTATCGGAGATCGCCATGCAAGAGTCCGCGACAAAGGCTACTCGCCGTTCCTTTCTTCAGACGGCCGCGACCACTGGTGCCGCAGCGATGGCACCGATGTTTATTCCCGCATCGGTACTTGGCCGAAATGGTGCGGTGGCCCCGAGCGAGCGAGTGATCGTGGCGGGCATTGGGATCGGTCGACGCGGTGGCTATGACCTCAGCTGCTTTCTGCCTCAAAAAGATGTGCAGTTTGTGGCTGTGGCAGACATCAAAAAGAAACGCCAGGGCGAAGTGAAGGCGATCGTCGACAAGCACTACGGCAATGAGAAGTGTGAAACCTATCGGGACTTCCGCGATGTTCTCGACCGCAGCGATATCGATGCTGTTCTGATTGCGACCGGGCCGAACTGGCACGCCACAGCAGCGATGACCGCTGCCAAAGCTGGTAAGGATATGTACTGTGAAAAACCGGTCACGAAAAACATCAGCCAGAGTCTAATTCTGGCAGACACGATGCGTCGTACCGGTCGCATCTTTCAGGCGGGCACTCAGCGCCGCAACCTTCCTCACTTCGCCTTTGCCTGCGAATTGGCTCGCACAGGAAAACTCGGGAAACTGAAACGAGTGTACGCTCACCCTGCCGGAATGCAGGCTTTGATGAGTGGCTGGCTGGTGCCGGAAACCGCACCCGACCCGGATGTCGTCGACTGGGACATGTATCTTGGGCCTGCGGCATGGCGTCCATACAACCCCAAATTGCTGGACGGTTTTAACTTCGAAAAGGGGGGCGGTTTTGTTGGCGCGTTCAACGGTGGCGGAGTGCTGGAATGGGGGTCGCACTGTGTCGATCTTTGCCAGTGGGCCGTCGACGATTGTTTGCCTCCCGTGGAGTACAACGCTCCGAAGAACGGAGAATTGATGGCTCGGTATGAAAACGGCACGGAGCTGATCTTCCGCGAAAAGGGATGGATTCCACTGGGTTCCTGCCCCGTGCGATTCGAAGGAGAAACTGGCTGGGTGGAAGCCGGAGACAGCGGCAAGATGGTGTTAAGTTCGCCGGAACTGCTGGCCGGTCGTGACGTGGAAGAAATCGGCGGCTATCCCGCGACCTTCCATGTTCGTGACTTCCTTGATTGTGTGAAGACGCGTCGGCAGCCCAGAGGGAATGCTCAGGCCGCCTGCAACGCCCACATTGCCTGCCACGCCGCGAACATCGCGCTGACGCTGGATCGTACGGTGAACTTTGACAACGCGACAAATTCCTTCGTGAATGATGAGGCGGCGAATCGTCTGAGATCAGAAGCATTGCGAGAACCGTGGCGGCTGTAATCGCGAATTTCGGTTAGACCCGCGTGCTTCGTGATCCATCCATCTCAACAAACTCAGGGGCCAGGCCCCTGCGCCGTCATAGGAATACACAATGAACAAGATTCAATATTCAACCCTGCTAATTGTCTTCATCGTTGCTTCGGTCGTTGCCGTAAATTCGGCGCAGGCCGATGAAGCGCCTGCGAAGGAAGCTGAATTTTTGGCCGTACTTCGATCTGATGTTGCAGATTCGGAAAAGGCGTTGGCCTGTAAGAGCCTGGCGATCTATGGATCGGCGGCGGCCGTGGCCGATCTGGCCAAACTATTGCCACACGAACGGCTTTCATCGTGGGCTCGAATCGCCCTGGAAGCCATTCCCGGTTCAGAATCTGACGCTGCACTGCGAACGGCAGCCGGTTCTTTAAACGGTCGGCTACTGATCGGCATGATCAATTCCATCGGTGTGCGCGGCGACGCTGACGCGGTTGATCTTCTGGCTCAACGATTGAAGGATTCTGACGCTCAAGTCGCTTCGGCGGCGGCTGTTGCTTTGGGAAAAATCGGAAACGCGGCCGCAACTCTGACCCTGCGAACGGCGTTGGCAGGCGCGCCGGAAGAAGTTCGATCTGCTGTTGCCGAAGGTTGCGTGTTGTGTGCTGAGCGGGCGCACAATGCTGGTGAGTTATCGGATGCCGTGGAAATCTTTGACGAAGTGCGCGCTGCCGATGTGCCGTTGCAGCGAGTTATCGAAGCGACTCGAGGGGCCATTTTGGCTCGACAGCAGGACGGGATTCCTTTGCTGATGGAGACACTGAATTCGGACAACAAGAGTCTGTTTCAATTGGCATTGGGGACGGTTCGTGAATTTCCAGGAGCAGAAATCGACAAGGTGCTGGCGAAGTCATTTAGCCAGGCTGCTCCAGCGCGAGCCGCCTTGATCATTCAGGCGATGTCGGATCGTGTCGACACGGTCGATCTGACTGTTGTTTTGCAGGCTGCAGAAAACGGAAACAACGTTGTACGCCTGTCTGCCATCGATGCTCTGCAACGCATCGGTGATGATTCGTGCCTGGAATTGCTGCTGAAGATCGCGCTGAATGATGATGAGGAACTGGCGAACGCTGCGAAGGAGACACTGGCTGTTCTGCCGGGAGAAAGTGTCGACGGGGAAATCGGAGTTAAGCTGCCGACGGCTTCCGGCGAGCGTTACAAGCTGCTACTGCAGTTGGTGGCTCAGCGTCGAATCGTTTCTGAAGTGGCTGAGGTGGAAAAGGCCCTCGAACATTCTGACGCGTCTGTGCGGCAAGCGGGTTTTGAGGCTTTGGGCGAAATCGTTTCGCTGCAGAGATTGCCAATTTTGGTTTCGCAGGTCGTCCGTCCGTCACATTCAGAAGACGCGGACGTCGCGGAACTGGCACTAAAGACTGCCAGCGTCCGCATGCCTGATCGAGAAGCGTGCGCCAGTGAGCTCGCGAAAGCACTCGGTTCCGCACCGTTGGTTGCGAAAGTGAAATTGCTGGAAATCATCAGCAACGTCGGCGGCAAAACGGCGTTGGCAACTTTGGCGTCGACCGCTGTTGATAAAGAGGACGCTATGCAGGACGCCGCCAGTCGACTTCTGGGCAAATGGAACGGCGTGGAAGCCGCACCTGTTTTGCTGGACCTGTCGAAGAACGCACCGGCCGAAAAGTACCGCGTGCGCGCACTTCGCGGCTACATCGGCCTCGCTCGGAAGTTTGCAATGCCGGAAAAGCAAAGAGCGAAGATGTGCGAGAACGCGGTGACGGGAACCAATCGAACGTCTGAACGCAAACTCGTTCTTGACGTGCTGAAGTTGCATCCGAGTATTGATGGGTTGGAGTTGGCGACCAGAATGAGCCGACAGTTGCCGAGCCTGAAGACTGATGCTTCCGCTGCTGCTTTGGTGATTGGTCAGAAACTGGAGGCCAAGGGCGTCGATGTGTCTAAGCTGATGAGTGGTGTCGGTTTGGAAAAGGTGAAGCTTGAAATCATCAGTGCGACATATGGGGCCGGAAATCGGCAGAAGGATGTTACTGACGCAATCCGCAAACTTGCGGGAGACCTTCCGCTCATTACGCTGACCCACAAGAGTTACAACGACAGCTTTGGAGGCGACCCGGCATCTGGCGTGGTGAAGCAGCTGAAGATTGAGTATCGCATGGACGGGAAAAAGGGGACGGCGTCGTTCCCGGAGAACGCTTTGATCGTGCTACCTGTGCCGAAATCGTAATCGGTTGACGGCGGGCATCATCGTTGGACGCTGTGTCGAACCAGTTTACGAAAGAATCTCCTTTACAACGTGTCCGTGGACATCGGTTAATCGGCGATCGATCCCGCTTTGCCGAAAGGTCAGGCGTTTGTGGTCGATGCCCAATAGATGTAAGACGGTTGCGTGGAAATCGTAGCAGTACGTTTTACCTTCTTCGGCCTTGTAGCCCCAGTCGTCGCTTTGGCCGTAGCTGGTGCCGGCTTTGATTCCAGCTCCGGCCAGCCATGTGACGAAGGAGCCGCCGTTGTGGTCTCGCCCGTCACCTCCCTGAGCAAACGGAGTGCGACCAAATTCGGTGGTCCAGATTAGCAGCGTGTCTTCGAATAACCCGCGAGCTTTCAGATCTCGCAGTAGTGCGGCGATTGGTTGATCGACGGAAGCCGCGATGGGGGGAAGTTCTTTGGGAATGCTGCCGTGATTGTCCCAGTTACCGGTGGCTCCCTGCGGACCGCTCCACACCTGGACGAAACGAGTTCCTCGCTCCACAAGGCGTCGAGCCAACAGGCAGCGTCGCGCAAAGTCTTCGGTAACCGGATTATCGGTGCCGTATGCTTTGTGAGTTTCCGCTGTTTCTTTGTTCGTGTCGAAAGCTTCCGGCGCAGACAACTGCAGCTTTGCGGCAAGTTCATAAGATCGAATGCGCGATTCCAGCTGAGAATCATCGGGGTTGATCGCAGCGTGTTCGGTGTTCAGCTTATTGAGCAGTTCGAACCCCTCAGCGTCAGCTTCGCGAGTTGCAAATGCGTGTTTTGGATCCGGGAAGAGGTCACGCACTGTCTTATCACCGTTGGCTTGAATGACGGTGCCCTGGTGCACGGCGGGCAGGAAGCCGGATGAAAACGGTCCTTTTTGGTTGTACGGCAGCCCCTTCGCATCGGGTAGCACAACGAACGTGGGCAGGTTGTCGGTGAGATTTCCCAGGCCGTATGAAATCCACGCTCCCATCGATGGAAAGCCGGGCAGCACGAATCCCGAATTCATCATATACGTCGCGGGGCCGTGTACGTTTGTCTTCGATTGCATGGCCATCAAAAAGGCCATCTCGTCCACGACTTCGGCCTGATGCGGAAACACGCTGCTGACCCATTGGCCGCATTCGCCATGTTGCTTGAACGCAAACGGACTCTTCATAATGGCGCCCGCTGGTGCAGTGAAACCTTCGGGCTTTTCTTTGGGGCCGAGTTTCTGCCCGTGCAGGCGTTCCAGTTCGGGTTTGTAGTCAAACGTGTCCATGGGGCTGGCGCCGCCTGTCATGAACAGTTGAATAATTCGCTTTACCTTGGCCGGGTGATGCAGGCCTCCGTTGAATTCCTGTGTCGGCTGAACACTCTGCGCTGACACGGCATCCTGAGCAAGCATCTGCGCGGCGGCGAGACCACCGAATCCGCCACCGATGTTCCATAGAAACTGCCGTCGCGGGTGTTGCATGGTGTTCGGGCATTCGTTGCTGAAGAGCGGAGATGGAGATCAATCCACAAACATGAACTCGTTACTGTTGAACAGAAGCCGACACGTGGCGGCGAGTCCGTGCTTGTTTGTGTATGTGAGTAACATTTCGCGTTCACCTGATCGAGGCTCTCGCAGGTAGACCAACCGGCACGCCTCGCGAATTTGATCGCGACTCGTTGAAAATTTCGCTGATAGTTTATTTGCCAACACTTCACTGTGGTGGAGTACGAAATCGTTGTTAAACGTGGCCAACGCTTGCAGGGCTGAAACAGAATGGCTGCGTTTCGGGGCAAGAAGGCCAAGGTCCGGAAAATCGAGTGACTCCATAAACGGATCCGCGATGCCTCGCCAGACAACGCGGTAAATATTGCGTCGAGCAGCCACCTCAGACGTCCAGTCAAAGGCGTCATAGTCCAGTTCCGGGGTGGCCTGAGCTCCTTTCGACTGCGTGAATTGCTGAATTCCGGGGCCGTACATCGTTAAATCGATACGCCCGGAAATCTGCAGCACTGCATCGCGAAACGATTCAGCGTCCAGGGAATGTCGATTCATTCGCCAGAGCAATCGATTGTTTGGATCGCGGTGTCCTGCCTTTTCATGTAACTGGCAACTCCGCTGATAGGTCTGCGACGTCATGATTAAACGATGCAGTTCTTTCACAGAACCGTTAGCGTCATCGCGAAACCACACCGCGAGCCAGTCAAGAAGTTGCGGGTGAGACGGTTCGCCGCCCATGCGTCCGAAGTCGTTGAGCGTGTCGCAGATGCCGCGACCGAAGTGTTTCGCCCACACGCGATTCACGACGCTTCGCCGCGTTAACGGATTTTCGCGAGCTGCCAGCCAGTCGGCCAATGCCGCTCGCCGAAACGATTCGTTTTGAGCGTCGGACAGCTCGAACCGGCCCGGCAGCGTTGGGATGGCCGACAGAGAGCCCGGCGAAGCGACCTCTCCCGGCTGGTCAATGCTTCCTCGATTCAGCACGCGGACCACTTGGGGAGTCATCGGCTGTGTGAGTTTCGTTGATCGGGAATACCACGGCGAAGCCGCATAGACGGATGATTGTGGCGGCAGTGCCTTCAGCCTTTGTTCAGCAACCGACTTCACTGCAAAAGACAGCACCGCGTTGTGTTGTTCGGGAGTCCGTTCGGATTTTGGGACCTTCATCGCTGCGGCAACGGCTTGGGGTACAACTTTCGCGGCAGCTCCGTCCGCATCGGTCGCATACATTCGGCAGCGACCAATCAGGTGGGATCCTCCGTGCAGTTGCTTTAACACCACGGTAACCTGACTGTCCGCTTTCAGCTTTGCTGCCTCTTCGAGCTCAAACACGGCGTGATGAGCTTCGCCCACTTTCGGATAAATTCCCCATGCGGTCTTCACGTTGGAATCCAGCGAATGGTCGATCGTCCAGCCTTCCTGGTCCCAATCGGCCACCGCACTGCGAATGTTCAGTCGGCGCGATTCGTTGTCGTTCAGATAGATTTCCACTTCGTTCAAATGAAGATTGCCATTGTCACAACGGCCCGGACCTTTTGCCGGAAGACTTTCGTCGGGCAGGACTTCAAGGCGAAGGGCCGTTAGAGAATTTAAAGCCAGCGGTGCGCTGATGGTATACGTGTCGGTATCCGGTCGATGACCAGTTGCCAGCAGTGAATCATCATCAAGGCGTTTTAATGTGGCGCCACCTGACGATACAAACACAGTGGGGCAAAGCGTCGTCCACAAGGCGGGTTGTTCGGCAGCAGATGCTTCCCAGCTTTTCGCGAGGTTTGCAATTTCTTTGGACTTGTCGTTGGATAGCTCACCTCGATCGGCCCGATCGATCAACGCGGTCCAGTGTTGACGTTGGGCTGCGATTTCCGGGGAAGCGTCAAATTCGATGTCGCCTTTGCCGATGCCAGCAAATACCGCCTGCAGCGAGTAATAGTCTTCCTGGGTGATCGGATCGAACTTGTGATCGTGACAGCGTGCGCAATTGGCTGTCGTGCTGGCGAATGCGGCCATCGTTTGGGTCACCATGTCGTCGCGGTCGAGATAGTCGAACGTCACAGGTGCCGTGCTGGCGCGGCTGAGTTCCAGCGGCCCGGCTGCAATGAATCCCAACGCCGGAGTGAGATTGGTTTGTTTCGGAAAGAAGTGATCCGCGGCAAGTTGTTCACGAATAAAACGGGGCCACGGTGTGTCATGGTTGAAGCTGTCAATGACATAGTCGCGATAGCGCCAGGCGTTCGGCCGAAACACATCGTGTTCGCAGCCGTGTGTGTCGGCGAAGTGAACGGTGTCCAGCCAGTGGCGAGCCCACCGTTCCCCGTACCGTGGTGAATTCAAAAGGCCGTCGATGATTTTTTCCCATGCTCCAGGGGCCGCATCATCGGCAAACGCTTTAACATTGTCTGGTGTCGGCGGCAATCCGTGTAGATCGAAGTAGGCGCGACGGATGAGCGTTCGACGATCTGCAGGATTCGTTGGAGTCAGTTCCGCTGATTGCAGCTTGTGCTGCACAAACGCGTCGATGGGGTTTCCCGGTTTGTTTTGGCCATTCAGTGACGGGACTTCCGGACGAACCAACGGACGCAATGACCACCAATCGAGTGGGGCGCCGGGCGATTTACCTGGCGTCACCGGCTTGCGAGGATCGACGGCCCCTCGTTTGACCCATTCGACCAACAGTGCGACGGTTTCCTGCGACAGCCTTTCACCGGGAGGCATCTGTAACTCTTCACTGTCGCGACGCACCGCCTGGATCAGCAGACTTTCGTCCGGCTTCTTCGGAACAATAGCCGGCCCGTGGTCGCCTCCCGTTGTCCAACCGTTCCGGGAATCCAGCGTCAGGCCACCGCTCATGCTATCGGATTCATGAGAATGGCATTCGAAGCAATACCGTTTCAAAATCGGTTCAATCTTTTCCGTGAAGAAAAGATTGCCCGCCGTGGTCGTCGCAGCCTCCTGTGCAGGCGAGTTTCGGCTCAGCAGCAGCAGTGAAAATGCGGCTATGCAGAAAAGGATTCGGCAGGATGGACTCACAGCATTTCCACCGTCTTGAAGAAGCGTATTACAGTTCGGGCACGCAGGTTTTGTCAGGCGTTTCTAATTGAATACCCACAGGCCATGCTAAACATACTTGTTGTCGCCGGGGCAGGCATAATCTCACTGGTCGTTCGGCATCGCTGTTTCGTGTGAAAGATTCCGCGCTGCGGCTAGAGCAGGCTCAGCGCGTTTTCGCGTTGTACGAGTGGGAAGTAGACCGTTTTGCCTCCTTGCCGGTGAGATTCGAAAACGCCGCAGATCATTTCGACGGTGACAGCACCGGCATGGGCGTCGCAAAGTGGTGCGCGGTTGTTGTCGCAGGCGTCGATGAGGTCTCGCACGGCGAGGACATGGTTGTGTACGCTGGCAATGACGTCTTTTTGGTTCTCTGGCAATCCAACGGCGGCCGTTGAAATCGGAATCCACGGGCGAGGCTCAGCGGTTGGCTGGTACGGATTTCCGGGGGTGAAGTGGGCCACGGGATCTCGATCGATGTGAATGGTCACGGTGCCTTTGCTGCCGATGAGTTGCATGCAGTAGGCGTTTCCTTCTGTTCCGTCGTTGGCGATGGAATCGTAGTAGGCGACGATGCCTTTCTGCGTTTCGTAGCGAGCGTGCACTTCGTTTGCAGCCAGCAGTCCAAGCCCTTCTGCTCCCGGCTTGACGTCCTCCGCCGTGATGCGACGACCACCCTGAAGCATGATCGCAGAACATGATTTCGGTGCGCCAGCGAAATAGTGGATCAGGTTGACAATGTGACTGCCAAGCACCCACAGATCTTCGCCCCCGCCACGACGGTCGCCTTTGCCGCGTCCGCGAATCTGCAGCAGTTTTCCCAATTCGCCATCTGCAATTAGTTTGTCGATCTGAGCCAACGTCGGGTGATAGCGGTTTCGGTGCGCCACTGCGATCGTCGCGCCGTGCTTCTTACAAGCCGCAATCAGAGCGTCTGCTTCTGCGGGCGTGCGACAGAATGGCTTTTCGATGTAGAGCCCTTTTACGCCCGCTTCAATTGCAGCCAACGCCATATCATGATGCTGATCTGCGTGACGCGGGCACACGGAAACAAATTCGGGCCGCGTTTCCGACAGCATCTTTCGATAGTCTGTATATCCCCGATCGATGCCCAGCTTTTTCAGTTCGTTTGCGAGGCCCGATTCATTGCCGTCAGCAACCGCGACGATTTCTGTGTTCGCGATCTTCTGCCAGACGGTGTCGAGTCCATGCCCATAGTTGCCTCGCCCCGTGTGTCCAATCACGGCGACGCGACGCTTCGGCTGGGGACTTTGAGCAAATCCTGATGCAACGGTTGCAGAAGATGCGATAAGGAAGGAACGGCGTTTCATAACAACGAAGCCTGCTGATGCGGCCGCAGACGTGAGACGCGGCTGAAAGGTCAACTATTGCTCAACGTGAATTATGCATGCTAACGCGACCAGCGTGAATCTTCTATTCAGCAGACCATGTGGTGACGGTTGTTGCTGGCGGTGTCCCGGTTGCAGTTGTGTGCGACTGATTCGCAAGGCATTTTTGGAAGAGCGTCTTGCAAAGATCAGAAACCGGTGTTTGGATACCAGCGGCTATAGTGGTTGTTGCCAAGACGCGTTAGAGGAGTGGTGACGGGCTTGTACAGAAGTGATCCATCGCGGACCTTCTGGCGATGCCCCAGTTTGGACACCAGGGGCCAATAGGGATTCTTGCCACTTTGCCATTCGACGAATTGGTTAGGGTCCCACACGGCAATACCGTCCGCTCCGTCGTCATAGTTGGTGGCGACTTTGCTCAGCAAGTCTGACGCACTCTTCATTTTCCACCCGACATAAAACGGATAGATCGTCACGTCGGTGCCTTCAGTGATGCGAGCGTAGTAGGCCGTGTCGCCTGATTTCGTTTTTAGTCCGCTGGTGTAGTAGGCAAACCAGGCGATGCCGATCTGGTCGATCAGCTTTTCTTCAATCCACTTTTCCACATCGATCCCGAATTTTCGATTGTCTGCAGCCGTCGCAAACGTTGTTACCGCCAGCTTCAATCGAAGGCCCGCTCTGCCCTGCTTTTCTGCCGTTTCGTCCAGCAACTTACGAATCTTTCGCATGAAGCCGGTCACAATTTCCGCCCTCATTTCGAAAACCCTTGGATCGTCTTCCGCAAGTTTCCGCGGGTCTTCGCCAAATTTTTGGATGAATCGTTTACAGAATGGTTCCTCCCACAGAATCATTGGCATGCCTCGGTGGAACATGAACCCTGCTCCATCCGGTTCGCGCTGCAGCACTTCGCGGTAGACGTCCAGTAGGTGATCCTGAACTTCTTCTGCGGCGTAGCTCATGTGCATCGTGGGCGTTCCGTCGTGATCGACACAACGCCATTCCGGGTGAGCCTCGTAGAATTCGCTCATGAAGAACTCTTCCCACGGCGGCGCGCCCTTCCAGCCAGCAGCTCGCAAGCAGACAAGAATTTCCGCGTCCTGCGCGTGAGCCTCTTCGACCGCAACTTTCAGCGGATCAATACCCTGCTGCAGCAAGTGCCGGACGGACTCGACGTATTCGCGATCTACGGATCGTGGGAAGGTGTCGAGGTGGCCTCCCATCAGATTTCCAACTTTGGTGGGATGATGCACAAGGTCCGCTCCACCGACCTGAAACCACCACGTCTTGAAGTCGCTGTCGCGGTAGCCAGAAAACGTCGCCGCAAGGTCCGCTCGGTTTTGCGGCCGAAACGGGTGGATCCATGTGAATCCGTCGAACGTTGCAACCGAGGTTTTTGTCGCTGTTTGTTGACGGTCTGCCAGCACTTCGGCGACTTCTGATTCGGTAAGCGGGACTGTCTTTACATAGTGAATTCGCGCTGGCATTTCGTAGACCGTCGAAAAGTGCAGATCGTTCCCTGTTAAGTCTGCCACACCCAGAAAAATTTCTTCCAGCACGTCCCGCCGCCTCGATCCCAGGTCAAGCCGGTTGCTGAGACGCGTGTAGGCGGGATCGTTTGTGAGTTTCACTTCAACATTGTTTTTGTCCGGCCGGACCAGATCCGTGATGGTGCTAAGTCCAACGTAGACGGCGTGCCAGCCCTGCTTGCCAAGCTTCAGTGTCAGGTCGGGAGCCGACGATTCCCGGCCGACGGAAACACACTTCCCGGAGAAGTCTGCGGTTTCGTATTCGAATACTTTCCACTTCGCATGCTCACGACGCTTCGACAGACCGTCTGCAGGCGTGCAAGCAGTCATGTCCGTCATTAGTTCCGCCTTTGCGGCGTTCTGCCACTGAGATGAGTGCGCAAACGGAATCTGTTCATTCAGTGGCCGGCTGACGGTTTCGCTACTTACCTGGAAGCCAGCGAAACTGAAATCCGGTTCCTGCGGATGCATGACTCCACCGACGACGAAATATCCAGAACC
This DNA window, taken from Fuerstiella marisgermanici, encodes the following:
- a CDS encoding DUF1501 domain-containing protein, which translates into the protein MQHPRRQFLWNIGGGFGGLAAAQMLAQDAVSAQSVQPTQEFNGGLHHPAKVKRIIQLFMTGGASPMDTFDYKPELERLHGQKLGPKEKPEGFTAPAGAIMKSPFAFKQHGECGQWVSSVFPHQAEVVDEMAFLMAMQSKTNVHGPATYMMNSGFVLPGFPSMGAWISYGLGNLTDNLPTFVVLPDAKGLPYNQKGPFSSGFLPAVHQGTVIQANGDKTVRDLFPDPKHAFATREADAEGFELLNKLNTEHAAINPDDSQLESRIRSYELAAKLQLSAPEAFDTNKETAETHKAYGTDNPVTEDFARRCLLARRLVERGTRFVQVWSGPQGATGNWDNHGSIPKELPPIAASVDQPIAALLRDLKARGLFEDTLLIWTTEFGRTPFAQGGDGRDHNGGSFVTWLAGAGIKAGTSYGQSDDWGYKAEEGKTYCYDFHATVLHLLGIDHKRLTFRQSGIDRRLTDVHGHVVKEILS
- a CDS encoding HEAT repeat domain-containing protein, whose amino-acid sequence is MNKIQYSTLLIVFIVASVVAVNSAQADEAPAKEAEFLAVLRSDVADSEKALACKSLAIYGSAAAVADLAKLLPHERLSSWARIALEAIPGSESDAALRTAAGSLNGRLLIGMINSIGVRGDADAVDLLAQRLKDSDAQVASAAAVALGKIGNAAATLTLRTALAGAPEEVRSAVAEGCVLCAERAHNAGELSDAVEIFDEVRAADVPLQRVIEATRGAILARQQDGIPLLMETLNSDNKSLFQLALGTVREFPGAEIDKVLAKSFSQAAPARAALIIQAMSDRVDTVDLTVVLQAAENGNNVVRLSAIDALQRIGDDSCLELLLKIALNDDEELANAAKETLAVLPGESVDGEIGVKLPTASGERYKLLLQLVAQRRIVSEVAEVEKALEHSDASVRQAGFEALGEIVSLQRLPILVSQVVRPSHSEDADVAELALKTASVRMPDREACASELAKALGSAPLVAKVKLLEIISNVGGKTALATLASTAVDKEDAMQDAASRLLGKWNGVEAAPVLLDLSKNAPAEKYRVRALRGYIGLARKFAMPEKQRAKMCENAVTGTNRTSERKLVLDVLKLHPSIDGLELATRMSRQLPSLKTDASAAALVIGQKLEAKGVDVSKLMSGVGLEKVKLEIISATYGAGNRQKDVTDAIRKLAGDLPLITLTHKSYNDSFGGDPASGVVKQLKIEYRMDGKKGTASFPENALIVLPVPKS
- a CDS encoding Gfo/Idh/MocA family protein, with amino-acid sequence MQESATKATRRSFLQTAATTGAAAMAPMFIPASVLGRNGAVAPSERVIVAGIGIGRRGGYDLSCFLPQKDVQFVAVADIKKKRQGEVKAIVDKHYGNEKCETYRDFRDVLDRSDIDAVLIATGPNWHATAAMTAAKAGKDMYCEKPVTKNISQSLILADTMRRTGRIFQAGTQRRNLPHFAFACELARTGKLGKLKRVYAHPAGMQALMSGWLVPETAPDPDVVDWDMYLGPAAWRPYNPKLLDGFNFEKGGGFVGAFNGGGVLEWGSHCVDLCQWAVDDCLPPVEYNAPKNGELMARYENGTELIFREKGWIPLGSCPVRFEGETGWVEAGDSGKMVLSSPELLAGRDVEEIGGYPATFHVRDFLDCVKTRRQPRGNAQAACNAHIACHAANIALTLDRTVNFDNATNSFVNDEAANRLRSEALREPWRL
- a CDS encoding creatininase family protein, with amino-acid sequence MHLAELKWPDVRDLSRNTPVVIPVAAMEQHGHHMPLFTDSMLATEVVQRAHETLGDKILVAPLMWLGNSHHHMDFPGTVSADPRLYLDLLCGLADNFITHGFTSIVFINGHGGNDVPGRQAVFELRQRYRDRSDLLLLFGTYWLLGSEPREFVADLQQEEMGHAGEWETSMMLSIAPHLVGDYQDCADVMPGNPFLPANRGWIMPDRSKPGHVGIPSAATVKKGDGLLACFAKDVTSMLDRVIAWDGSAWEG